Genomic window (Sebastes umbrosus isolate fSebUmb1 chromosome 21, fSebUmb1.pri, whole genome shotgun sequence):
ATTGAAATGAATGCAGTCACAGAAACTTTTCTGGATTTTGCTGCTTTGGTCCATTGGTGGAATTATGGACAATGAGGTTTGagtcaaaacacacttttttcaataaGACTGAGCAAAAAATGTGCTTCTCATGCTGTCCACAAAACACCAGCAGATGATGGCATGCCAATTTGATAACCAAAGTCTTTTCAAGCCAGTGTTACATGTGGAGAAAGTAACTGACATCAAAACACCTTCTTTGGATGATGTCCTTTTGCATTTTAGGTCTTTCAAGCTTGTGGAGAACATCTATGCAGACACTGAGATTTTCGATCCTGAGGCTCTCAACAACCATCATCCATTGACTGCATACACAGTgggagggaagatactggtgaCCCCAAAAGTGTGCCTGCTGCATTGAAGGGACGCAGAATGGTGAGTATACTGATTGCTCTTCATAGATTGAGTCTGTTGCTTCTGCTCTCGTCAATAGGCACCCCTGTCTTCAAGAACCGGGCAGTGTAATGGGGTATGATGGAtggaaaatgagcataaaataCAAACTTGGTAATTACAGGTCCAAGCTACGTAACGCAGGCTGCATTGAGGTCAGCATTAACCGGAGAAGAAGCGGTGAAGATGATGGTGCAGGTCCttctttgaagagagcaaagcGAGGGGAGATTAACTATGTTCCTGACCACCCAGATACCCATACTGATGACTCGCTGGAGGAGGAAAGACTAGCTCTGGTTGAGGAGTTAAAGAAGAGGAATAAGAATGTTGCACTCATAAAGCAACAGATGGAGGTGACATTCTCCCTGAGGCGCAAGGAGATTGTGGAGCTAGTGCCTATGGTGTCAGAGGTTCAGGAGCGGTGGCCTGCTCTGTTTTACGAGGCAGAGGTAAGCAGCTGAgcaaataatatattatgttgtgTTTCAGATTTAGTCTTTGCAAAATAAGAATCTGAAGTTGTTTACTTCcgttaaccctcatcctaccaactggGGTACTGGCAGACCCCAAAGGtatactttttgtcatatctcacatGCTTTGTTCTatcatttaaattgttcatcactttgtcaatcaatttgttccttatgacttcatatcattgttttctgttttaattagtgatttttaaaaataccaatgtaTTGGGGTCCTGGAGGTCCCACCAAAAGCACCCAATTGCAGCCTATGCAGTTAAAATAGGTAAAATATAATAGATAAATcaaatgtttgccatgggtcCTAATTTATTATtagtgtaattaatgtcatccttcagatgacattaattacacacaataatgttttgagatgGCATAAGTTAACATGctgctatgatggttgtttcttacagtagatTATTCTTGTGGTCCCCAGGATGAGggttaataaaatacatattttaacatgAGGATGATGTTGAAATTGTATTGACTTTGTATTTGACATTTACGTTTGCTGTTCTGTTCTTCAACAGATCAGGGAAGAGTTTCTTCGGATCACCAACAAGGACCTAATAGACAACTTCGGAGCAGCCATTAATCAGCACACTCCTAAGCTCCTTAAACTCTATCGGGCTAGGCGGACAGCTTTCCCGCCTGAGATGGATCAACTCCTTAACAGACTGGATGAAGAGGTGAATTTTTAGACTTAATAATCTCATTATTCTTGACATtatggaaataaatgtataaaaaggatttttttttttttttataaagctgcactaatcaatatttttaaataaacaatgggtcaaatttaaggtgttgctcatagtgacaaaccATCAGAATaaccccactgtacactacctaaGGGACAGACAAAGATAGCGACAAGGTGGTGAAGAAAGTGGAACACCTAACAGCTAAAAAGCCAGCTATTTGTATCAGTTAAAAGGAGTAAATCTTAGACTTTCATTCAACAGGTATTTGCTGGATGTGGAAGAGGACAGCTGTTTGCCACATAATCAACCTTATAAGGCCATAATATATCAAGTGTGTGATTGTTTCAGTCTGTTGAGTCCTGCACCTAAGtgggcaaaataaataaaaaaataaatgcagctttaacacaaaCTGTGAAGCATGTTTCCATGTTTGTTCTTAGCTTTCTTCATGTTAGTTACATCTTGGTGTAATTTTTCTTCCAACCCTTTATGTTTCAGACATCTGACATCACAGTACATCGACACACTGCAGCCTTGAAGGGCCTCCCCTTGTATCTCCGTGACAGTCATGAGAAGCTGTTCAGGAACTGTCTGGTGAGTGGTTATTAgtagaaaaagtaaatatttattattattctgttattaAAAATAGACTCTCTTTGACTTCAACCTTTGCCTCTCTGCCATTTTGTCCCATTCTAGTCTATCCATCCCAGTGTTCtccttgttttctttatctgtcCCAATGCCCACAGCGTCTTCAAGAGTTGTACTTTGCTGGCTATTACTTGATGTAATTTCTTTCATGTATATGGGGGTTAATTTTTTGGTTGCGGGGTATGAGATGGAAATATTTAACCCTAAgatgattccttaggttgtctagttttatatgagacagtatcttcactcattttctgtctgtcaCAAGGCCACTGACCCAGAAGAGGAGCAGACGAAGGGCCTCATCGTGGGTATCCTCACTGTGTTGGAGGATGATGACAGTTCAGCTCCTGCAACAGTCAttaatgttgctgttgttgtagaAGAAGACATCGTCCTCCAGGATCTCCCTGACCTGCCAACGGCTTTTGCTTACCTCTTTGGGCTGATCTACGCTTTAAACCTCCAGTACCCAAAAGAACTGAGGTACACATTCGAAACCATTCAGAAAGTTTTCATGGAACTTGGAACTGATCTCTCTGCAAGGGTCCGATCCTTCAAAAACAAACTCCTTCAGTGAATCCACCGAGTTAGCTGATAATGTTGGGTCTGGGACAGTTTTGAATTGCAGAGGTTCCTGTTGCCCCTTGTAGAATGATGTAAATCTCCGTTGCCTGAGATGGATCCCCCTCTACCTCTTCTGCTTTTAAGTTaactctctccacctctcctctcccttttcctgtttctccatttctcttgccatcttctttcctctctcaatCGGTCACCTTAACTTGTCTAACTTTCTTACTTAATTTGCATATTCTCCCGTTCTCACTCAAATTCTGACCTCTAAAACTCTCCCCTTCTGTCCAGCCAACACGATAACTGTCTCTCTGCAACTCGCAAACTCTTATCTACCTCTAACTCCTCTTCTATGTCTCCCTACCTGCCCATCTCTTGCGCTCCAGCGTGCCTGAATGCTTTTATCCTATACATTTATCCTGCACCTTACTGGATATTGTTAACCACGTTACTTATGTTAAGATTGAATAGTGTGTAAATTGATGACACACACAATTGGGCTACCTTggtattttattgttaaacaGTTTTATTAGATTGACAGTTCTGGATCACAATTGTTCTGTTTGGAGTTCCATTTCAACCCATGAGCTACTTCTTGTGGTAACTCTGAATCttcttatgttttgtattttatcatggtttattacacggcgttgttgaatactcgattctgattggtcaatcacggcattctgcggtctgttatttctttatagcagaccgttgctatgggcgcagctcttaTGTTAGACTCTGACAGTccgttttgtgtcaaattattgatttcttcagtaagtaactgtgtaataagcgggataatgtacagctagtgggtcattgttgtgaaagaatccccttcagtgTGATGCCGCTCAACGttcctttcacaacaatgaccggctcgctgtacattatcccttatgtAGACGAGTGTACTGTTTTTAGTAGTCTCACTGTCGAAGTGCTGACTTTTCCCTTTTAACTTTATCTTGCTAAGCTCACAACTGCTACCTCATTGTATTATGGTGTTCAATATGTGATTCATACTAGTATATAATGTTAAAACACAACTTAAGTGCTTCATGTTATTTAAGTGCTAAGACTGGAACAGTTGTGGGTCTCAGCAGTTACTTGGCCTTGTTCTAAAGGATTGGATAGGCTGTgttttaatgattaaaaaaagaagttttgAAGGTAGATGTTGCAtctgtaattatttataatttgatGGGTAGTTATTGGtcctaatttatatatttgacttaCCTTAACTGTTGCAGTGCACAATTTGAAGTTACTCTAACCTATTCCACTAAATTAACTCAACTGAAATTAAGTGGGTACTATGTACAGGTTTAagttactgcaacttgagttgagttaacagaagtaaggattcaaagttgttacaatatgaaattataagttactgcaacttgagttgagttaacagaagtaaggattcaaagttgttacaatatgaaattataagttactgcaacttgagttgagttGACGGAAATAAGGATTCAAAGTTGttacaatatgaaattataagttACTGTAACTTGAGTTAACAGAAATGAGAATTGAAAGTTGAGCAAACtcaaaagcaaaacttaaaatgttatgtttaattgCCCAACTTAAAATTCTGCTGAAGTTTGTTACCTTAAAATTTTGAGTTCtgctagcttttttttttttacagtgtgtatcTACCAGGCAGCGGAGAAGAGGAAGTGTTGGTTGTCTGTTGGACACTTTCACACTTGTTTAGTCATTAGATGACTTTTTGGAGGAAGTGAATGAAACCACAGGTCCCTGTATGgcacataaaaaaagaagtaaaacagGGAGGATAGCTTACTAATTAAAGGAAATGAACATTAACATGTTAGACGTGTTAGaggtctttaaaatgtctctcAGAAATGTATTAACGTGTGTTTACATCCATAATATATTATCCAAATCTACATGATGGTGAATTCAACATcctgaaaaaaagatataaatcTTGCTCAAAACAAATATATTCCCGAATTTCTTATTTTCAATAAAAGCTGAGAGGCATGAATATACAGTTAATTTTAAATTTATGTTGCCgctgttaacaaaaaaaaaaaactgtcggCCCTGCCTTCTACTCTCACTTCCTCACTTGAGCCGCACAAAAGATGTCAGACGACTGTCAGAGGAGAAGTTGCTCATGTACACCCTCTATTTCATGGTAAGACAAATCATTTCCCCTCTTCTGATCCGAGAGGAACATTTTGTTTGAACAAAGGAAGATAATTAAATTACAAGATCCTGCGGATGCGACATCAGTGATTAATCAGCTCTTCTTTGGGTGACACAGTGAGTATCAGAAACCATTATTGAGTCTTGATCATTATGATAAAATGAGCTCAGATGTTCAGATGACATACTGCACCTATACGTGATGATCATTTATGATAGTGTTCTAATTTAGagtattttttctttgttaCTGTCCTTGATGgtctttatttgtttgttttattggatTTTCAGGATCACCTTCTGCAGTTTTATGTTGCAATTCCTTCTTGTAAcgaagatttaaaaaatggctCTTGGAGTGAAGGaagacaaaacaatgtcaaGAGGAGGATCCGAATGTTTGAAACTCATTTTTCTTTTGCTGATTATCAGCGGTTTTGTTGTCCCAGTCACAGGATTTTATCTGAAGTCTTGCTATATCAGTTACGACAACACCTTATGTCCcaagagaaacctttcagcagTTCCTCCAGATATTCCCTCGAAGACGAAATTCTTAGACTTGActgagaacaaaataaaaaaatacaagtatcagATTTCAAAATTTTACCAGTTTTGACGCAGCTAGACCTGAAACGCAACTACATTTCGGACATATACACAGGCGGCTTTGCCAATCTGATTGCCCTCAAGACATTAaatctaaataataatagaCTTGTTAAACTTGTTGATGATGTTTTTGAGGGTTTGAGCAACCTCACGCAGCTCATGATTAATAATAATCGCATCAAAGTGGTGGCACCCACCGCTTTCAAGTCCTTGAAAAGCTTGACGTTTTTAGACATCTCCGGCAACAAACTGCACCACATCacaaatgttcatttaataataCAGCATCTGCCGAATCTACTCAAGCTGTCGGTCGCAAAGAACGCTATAACTACTTTTCAGTCGCATGAACTGACCAACAGCTCGCTGAAACTCACCGCCCTTGATTTGTCTCAAAATCCCATTGCAGTCTTTAGGATCACTGCAGATGTTTTCCCAAATCTCACCTGGTTAATCATCGGCGTCCCTCCGGCAAAGCAACCGATGAAATGGGACATTCGTAACAAAACTTTTGTTAGTCGAGTGTCTACTCTTGATATTAGTGGGATGAAAATGGCTTCCGATGGCATGAAAGCATTAGGAGAGAACTTCAACTCCTCACTGACTTCTCTGAGGATGAATGGAATGAAACATACACGCCTTACAGCACTAATCAACATGTCCTGCACCATCCCAACAATGTCCTCACTCCAACTAAGACGTAACAATATACCTTATATCAATTCCAATTTTTTTCCAGTTGTGCGTTAACATAACAGAGTTAGATTTAGCAGATAATACAATTCAAAATATCAGCGACGGGGCCTTCAGAGCTCTTCAAGGTTTAAGGATCTTGAGTCTGACGAAAAACAAACTTCCGTCCGTTCCAGCCGCCATGAGGAATCTACCAACTCTTAAAGAGCTGGATCTCAGCAAGAATGATATCAAAACACTCGGATGTGACGATTTTGCCAATCTGACAGGGCTCAGACATCTCAGCCTTCATGAGAATTCACTCTCAGCTCTACAAGAGTGTGTTTTCAAGGATTTAATAGGACTgcaagttttaaagctacagagCAACGGCATCTCCAATTTGGGTGGtgcttttaaaaaatacttGCCAAATCTTAAACAACTGCGTTTGAGTGGAAATAAACTCACCGCAATAAAGACTGGGGAATTTACAGGTTTGCAGTCTCTCCAGAACTTGACATTAAATCTGAATCAAATAAATAGTCTTGAAAATGGGTCTTTTAAGGGGTTGACGAATCTTACCGAAATGCAGGTGCAAGAGAATAAAATCcgagaaaaagaaataaacaaaggtGCTTTCAATCATCtgttcaatttaaaacatttggaTTTGAGGGAAAATAGCATTAAATACACCGAGAGTACAGCTTTGTCTCATCCGCCATTTTCTAAGCTGTCCCGTCTAGAGAAATTGGTTATTTTAGGAAATAGCCGCAGGAAGAAGTCCATGCTGCCCAGCAACTTCCTTCAAGGTTTGACTAATCTTT
Coding sequences:
- the LOC119480896 gene encoding uncharacterized protein LOC119480896 isoform X2 is translated as MEVTFSLRRKEIVELVPMVSEVQERWPALFYEAEIREEFLRITNKDLIDNFGAAINQHTPKLLKLYRARRTAFPPEMDQLLNRLDEEATDPEEEQTKGLIVGILTVLEDDDSSAPATVINVAVVVEEDIVLQDLPDLPTAFAYLFGLIYALNLQYPKELRYTFETIQKVFMELGTDLSARVRSFKNKLLQ
- the LOC119480896 gene encoding uncharacterized protein LOC119480896 isoform X1, whose translation is MEVTFSLRRKEIVELVPMVSEVQERWPALFYEAEIREEFLRITNKDLIDNFGAAINQHTPKLLKLYRARRTAFPPEMDQLLNRLDEETSDITVHRHTAALKGLPLYLRDSHEKLFRNCLATDPEEEQTKGLIVGILTVLEDDDSSAPATVINVAVVVEEDIVLQDLPDLPTAFAYLFGLIYALNLQYPKELRYTFETIQKVFMELGTDLSARVRSFKNKLLQ
- the LOC119480893 gene encoding LOW QUALITY PROTEIN: toll-like receptor 13 (The sequence of the model RefSeq protein was modified relative to this genomic sequence to represent the inferred CDS: inserted 1 base in 1 codon; deleted 1 base in 1 codon), which produces MALGVKEDKTMSRGGSECLKLIFLLLIISGFVVPVTGFYLKSCYISYDNTLCPKRNLSAVPPDIPSKTKFLDLTENKIXKIQVSDFKILPVLTQLDLKRNYISDIYTGGFANLIALKTLNLNNNRLVKLVDDVFEGLSNLTQLMINNNRIKVVAPTAFKSLKSLTFLDISGNKLHHITNVHLIIQHLPNLLKLSVAKNAITTFQSHELTNSSLKLTALDLSQNPIAVFRITADVFPNLTWLIIGVPPAKQPMKWDIRNKTFVSRVSTLDISGMKMASDGMKALGENFNSSLTSLRMNGMKHTRLTALINMSCTIPTMSSLQLRRNNIPYINSNFFQLCVNITELDLADNTIQNISDGAFRALQGLRILSLTKNKLPSVPAAMRNLPTLKELDLSKNDIKTLGCDDFANLTGLRHLSLHENSLSALQECVFKDLIGLQVLKLQSNGISNLGGAFKKYLPNLKQLRLSGNKLTAIKTGEFTGLQSLQNLTLNLNQINSLENGSFKGLTNLTEMQVQENKIREKEINKGAFNHLFNLKHLDLRENSIKYTESTALSHPPFSKLSRLEKLVILGNSRRKKSMLPSNFLQGLTNLLTFNARNTQLLSLHKDMFTYTPRLQSLDISTNDFRDLSPDLFHPIQNLTSLYISAIRLPSLDFLIDANLTKLEFLQARKNQYSVFREEVIASLPALVYLDIEFNSFTCDCDNAWFRHWVVKNKQTQVVDAYNFLCNYPPDLKDMRLLDLDVRSCTVDIEFFYFVSTTCVILLFMAVSFTYHFLRWQLVYAYYLFLALLFDTKHKNKQAPNQYDAFVSYNTHDEPWVIEELLPKLEEEQGWKLCLHHRDFEPGKPIIDNITDAIYGSRKTICVISHRYLESEWCSREIQVASFRLFDEQKDVLILVFLEEIPATQLSPYYRMRKLLKRRTYLSWPRAGEHPELFWEKLRQALKTKETLGDDRFLLTV